The DNA segment GCGGGTGGCGGCGGTGATGTAGGAGGCTTTGGTGGGGAATTTCACATCCACGGCGACATTCGCCTGGTGCCAGGAACCCACCTTCGCGCCTTCGCACTGGGCGTTGTAGACCGGGCAGCGGTAGGCGGAGACGATGTCTTCCACCGGCATGTTGAGATAGACGGCGATGCGGTCCACCACGCGGAGGGTGTAGCCCATGCGGGTCCACCACTGTTTCGGGGGCAGGCGGTTCCAGACGGCGCCCTTTTGCTTCGCGTGCGCGGCGATGACCTGCTGCGGTTCGAGGCGCTGGAGCTTGAGGGAGGCAAGGTAGCGGGTGTATTCCGGAAGGAGGGCGCCTTGGGTGGCGGCCCAGTCACCGGAGAGGCCGTTGAAAGAGGCGGCCTGGATCGCGTTGCCGGTCCTGCGGGCCGGGACGCTGGAGCCGGACTTCACTTCCACGACGGGAGGGGTGTCCTTTTTCTGAAAGAAGAATGCGCTTGCTTGGGTAGAGGTAGCTGCAAGGCCGATGCTGGCGAGGCTGAGGGTTCCGAGCGCGCCGCGACGGGTTGTCAGCGGGGATGTTTCCGTTGCGGGAGTTTCGTGGGAAAGCATGTGGTGCGTGCTGAGTGAAATTTTGGAAGGTGGTTAGCGAATCCCGTGCCAAATGCCTCGTCGGAGAGGTCCAGGAGCGCAAAATTCCCGGCTACGAAAGCAGACAAGCCGGGGGTCGCAAGAAAAAACGGCCTAACCGCCTCTAACAGTCGGACCCGGTACTCCAAACCCGGAAGAGCCGGTATTCACAATGTAACTGTCGTGTTTTCAGCACCTCCCCGCTTGGAACGCCGGGACCGGAAAGCCAGGGCCGCGCCCCCCACCCCCATGAGGATGATGCCCCAGTCACCGATCATTCCGTAGAGGGACATTCCCGGCCGGGTTGGCACGGGAACCCGCGCAAGAAGCGTGCCACTGGTGAAGTGGCTGCCTTTGCTGTCAGTGAGGACGGCCGCCCGGCCGGTGGTGTCCACGCTGGCGGTCACCCCGGTGTTGGCGGCGCGGAGCATCGGCCTCCGGAGTTCGATCGCGCGGAACTTCGCATTCGCGAAATGCTGGGCGGCGGCGGGGCTTTCCTTGAACCAACCGTCGTTGGTGATATTCACGATGACCTGCGGGCCGTCCTTCAGGAACCGCCGGGTCAGCCGCGGGACGGTGTCCTCGAAGCAGATACTGGGGATGACGCCGATTTCCGTCCCTGCTGCGGTGGTGGCGGCGAGCGGTTCAAAGGAGCCTCCGGAGGCGAACGATCCGCCGTATTCCACTCCCGCCTGCTGTTGGTAGATCTTTTTCAGGAACGGGATGGAATCCACGAACGGGATGGTTTCGCCGAAGATGACGAGGTGGTGCTTGCGGAACGTCTGGAGTTCGTCCGCAGGGGACATGGCCACCAGGGAGTTGTAGGTGTTTCCGCCGGGTTTGGGCGTGAGGGTGTCCCCGTCATTGGTGGCCTCCAGTTCGACCGCACCGAACATCAGGGTGAAGTCGCCGCCTTCCCGGACGTTCCGCAGCGTATCGACATTCTCCTGCCAAGTGCCCCAGCCTCCGTCATCCGTCCGCAGGATGCGTCCGGTGAGGGCGCTTTCCGGCCAAATCACCCAATCCGGGAAAGTCTCCGCCGCCTTCGCTTCCTCCAGGGCTTCCAGGGTCGCGTCCTCATAGGCCATGTGGATCTCCGCCGGATCCCACAGGTAGCGGGCCGCGTCCTGCGGGATGTTGTTCTGGACCAGCAGGGCGCGCAGCGGGGTGGTGGGGCGGGATTCCTCTTGTTGGATGCGGAATTTGCCGTAGGCTCCGGCGAGCAGGACCGTCCCGATGATCGGGATTGCGGCAGATAGGTTCTTCCGGCGGATGCCGAGCACCAGCAGTGCCTGGATGAAAACGAGAAGAAGGGAAAGACCCGGAACCCCGAGGAGATCCGCCGGTTGGGAGAAGATCAGATTGTCATGGAGGCCGATACCGATCCCGTTCCAGCCGAAGCCGGTGAACAGCCAGCCGCGCAGCCATTCCAGAGATGCCCATACCGCCGCGGTGGAGAATGCCGCCACGAGGTTGGAGTGGAGCTGTAGACGTCC comes from the Luteolibacter sp. SL250 genome and includes:
- a CDS encoding D-Ala-D-Ala carboxypeptidase family metallohydrolase, giving the protein MLSHETPATETSPLTTRRGALGTLSLASIGLAATSTQASAFFFQKKDTPPVVEVKSGSSVPARRTGNAIQAASFNGLSGDWAATQGALLPEYTRYLASLKLQRLEPQQVIAAHAKQKGAVWNRLPPKQWWTRMGYTLRVVDRIAVYLNMPVEDIVSAYRCPVYNAQCEGAKVGSWHQANVAVDVKFPTKASYITAATRNLRDRGLFKGGVGGYGSFTHIDTRGVNVNW
- the lnt gene encoding apolipoprotein N-acyltransferase, producing MGNTTFWLRLAAVAATGVGSAALVSPWDLGFLAWISFSPLLVALWSLEGKHAAWKGFGLGWLAGTVAHGLQLSWLSVVSPLGAGVLPAYLGLFWGVFGAFAATSGNPLHGRLQLHSNLVAAFSTAAVWASLEWLRGWLFTGFGWNGIGIGLHDNLIFSQPADLLGVPGLSLLLVFIQALLVLGIRRKNLSAAIPIIGTVLLAGAYGKFRIQQEESRPTTPLRALLVQNNIPQDAARYLWDPAEIHMAYEDATLEALEEAKAAETFPDWVIWPESALTGRILRTDDGGWGTWQENVDTLRNVREGGDFTLMFGAVELEATNDGDTLTPKPGGNTYNSLVAMSPADELQTFRKHHLVIFGETIPFVDSIPFLKKIYQQQAGVEYGGSFASGGSFEPLAATTAAGTEIGVIPSICFEDTVPRLTRRFLKDGPQVIVNITNDGWFKESPAAAQHFANAKFRAIELRRPMLRAANTGVTASVDTTGRAAVLTDSKGSHFTSGTLLARVPVPTRPGMSLYGMIGDWGIILMGVGGAALAFRSRRSKRGGAENTTVTL